The following proteins are encoded in a genomic region of Thermococcus henrietii:
- a CDS encoding Na+/H+ antiporter NhaC family protein — protein MLDFGVLSLLPPLIAIVLAIWTKRVILALFAGVWVGGVMVSGWNPISGTAQTLDWIVKNATDDWNVKILLFDFLIGAGVGLIYKSGGAFAIGRALADRVKTSRGAAVMGWLLGVLIFFDDYTNTIIVGNTMRPITDRTRVSREMLAYIDDSTAAPVAGIAIVSTWIGYEVGLIGDAFSKLNVDLTSVGGAYGAWMHSVPYRFYSILAIILVFLVAFFHRHYGAMLKAEMRARTTGKVLRDGAKPLMTTEVDLGMPKENGSVHVFIWPILTLIFVTLYGMWYTGGGSAAYAKGGLMNVLGNADSAKALLWGSFAMVVVAFALVIGMRQMTIEEAEDAIIRGMKQMIIANTILLLAWSIKSATDAVGTAPYIVHIAKSAGVGGSWIPLIVFLISMFISFTTGTSWGTFSIMLPIAIPLSYGVTGHIGPDVFASIGAVFAGGIFGDHCSPISDTTIMSSMFSGSDHIDHVTTQIPYAVTASSVGLVLYLLFGIGLKDWKILLPVGFVLLIVAWYALSEWYGKKYGVPHGKVPVYVVEE, from the coding sequence ATGTTGGATTTTGGGGTGCTGTCCCTGCTTCCCCCACTGATTGCAATAGTTTTAGCGATATGGACGAAGAGGGTTATCCTTGCCTTGTTTGCCGGCGTCTGGGTTGGTGGAGTCATGGTTTCTGGTTGGAATCCAATAAGCGGAACCGCCCAGACCCTCGACTGGATTGTTAAGAACGCTACCGACGACTGGAACGTTAAGATTCTTCTCTTTGACTTCCTGATTGGTGCAGGTGTTGGATTGATATACAAATCGGGGGGTGCTTTTGCGATAGGACGAGCGCTGGCTGACAGGGTCAAAACGAGCAGGGGAGCAGCCGTGATGGGTTGGCTCCTTGGAGTGCTGATATTCTTCGACGACTACACCAACACCATCATCGTAGGAAACACGATGAGGCCCATAACGGACAGGACGAGGGTTTCCAGGGAGATGCTGGCGTACATAGACGACTCCACAGCGGCTCCGGTCGCGGGAATAGCCATAGTCTCGACTTGGATAGGCTACGAGGTTGGTTTAATCGGTGATGCATTCAGCAAGCTCAACGTGGACTTAACCTCTGTGGGTGGTGCCTACGGTGCCTGGATGCACAGCGTTCCCTACAGGTTCTACTCTATACTCGCCATCATCCTCGTGTTCCTCGTGGCTTTCTTCCACAGGCATTATGGTGCCATGCTCAAAGCGGAGATGCGCGCTAGGACGACAGGAAAGGTCCTCCGCGACGGGGCAAAACCCTTGATGACGACTGAAGTGGACCTCGGAATGCCCAAAGAGAACGGAAGCGTTCACGTCTTCATATGGCCAATACTCACCCTGATATTCGTCACGCTCTACGGTATGTGGTACACCGGCGGTGGAAGTGCCGCCTACGCCAAGGGAGGCCTGATGAACGTCCTTGGAAACGCCGACTCAGCAAAAGCCCTCCTCTGGGGAAGTTTTGCAATGGTGGTTGTGGCCTTCGCTCTCGTAATCGGAATGAGGCAGATGACGATTGAAGAGGCCGAGGATGCGATAATCCGCGGTATGAAGCAGATGATTATAGCAAACACCATTCTACTCCTCGCGTGGAGCATAAAGAGCGCCACTGACGCCGTCGGCACCGCCCCGTACATAGTGCACATAGCCAAGAGTGCGGGGGTTGGTGGAAGCTGGATTCCGCTCATAGTTTTCCTAATCTCAATGTTCATTTCATTCACAACGGGAACCAGCTGGGGAACCTTCAGCATAATGCTCCCGATAGCAATTCCGCTCTCCTACGGTGTCACTGGACACATAGGTCCCGACGTCTTCGCCAGCATCGGTGCGGTCTTTGCCGGCGGTATCTTCGGTGACCACTGTTCCCCGATAAGCGACACCACGATAATGAGTTCAATGTTCAGCGGCTCAGACCACATAGACCACGTTACCACACAGATACCCTACGCGGTGACGGCGTCGAGCGTTGGTCTAGTTCTCTACTTGCTCTTTGGAATTGGGCTGAAAGATTGGAAGATTCTCCTGCCGGTAGGCTTTGTGCTACTCATCGTGGCATGGTACGCCCTCAGCGAGTGGTACGGCAAAAAGTACGGCGTTCCGCATGGCAAGGTGCCGGTGTACGTGGTCGAGGAGTGA
- a CDS encoding subtilosin A family bacteriocin produces the protein MDPKYVVSGKDCNVCALCALCLSDGPIPDFEGFGVYGLFGLF, from the coding sequence ATGGACCCTAAGTACGTTGTATCGGGTAAGGACTGCAACGTCTGTGCTCTCTGCGCCCTCTGTCTTTCTGACGGCCCGATTCCAGACTTCGAAGGATTCGGTGTTTACGGTCTCTTTGGCCTCTTCTGA
- a CDS encoding PrsW family glutamic-type intramembrane protease: protein MLGVLLVVGYVLIALAVGVSVFLKTLSWLAETDRVIFPLPLRSAMGWGILAFLVALTLEALALYPFWGTPTALLILALVVGPIEEGAKLIPFIAKKDESVLTRWHLTIKTALAFGFIEAVMYFILLVSMGNIIGALFRTIVIMFHVAWTAIALEEALKGSLARGYLKASIIHSLYDAPLLLLYTSGALAGVVSLVSVVVLVYLHNSVDGAFEFAVSYARKAVARRNESDAEEYREETPMENGETWENGERVENNEEENSWELTSSP from the coding sequence ATGCTTGGGGTACTGCTCGTCGTGGGCTACGTACTCATCGCGCTCGCGGTTGGGGTTAGCGTGTTTCTCAAAACGCTGTCCTGGCTCGCGGAGACGGACAGGGTAATATTCCCCCTACCACTCCGCTCGGCTATGGGCTGGGGAATCTTGGCGTTTCTGGTTGCCCTGACCCTCGAGGCGCTCGCCTTATACCCGTTTTGGGGTACTCCCACGGCCCTCCTAATCCTCGCCCTTGTGGTGGGCCCCATCGAAGAAGGCGCTAAGCTAATCCCCTTCATCGCCAAAAAGGACGAGAGCGTACTGACCCGGTGGCACCTCACCATAAAAACGGCACTGGCCTTCGGCTTCATAGAGGCGGTCATGTACTTCATACTCCTCGTCTCCATGGGGAACATAATTGGCGCCCTCTTCAGGACGATAGTCATCATGTTCCACGTTGCCTGGACAGCGATAGCACTGGAAGAGGCCCTCAAAGGGTCCCTCGCGAGGGGCTACCTCAAGGCGTCCATCATTCACAGCCTCTACGATGCACCCCTCCTGCTGTTGTACACCAGCGGAGCCCTCGCAGGCGTCGTTTCCCTCGTAAGCGTTGTTGTTCTCGTGTACCTCCACAACTCGGTTGACGGTGCCTTCGAATTCGCGGTGAGCTACGCGAGGAAAGCCGTTGCCCGGAGGAATGAAAGCGACGCCGAGGAATATCGGGAAGAAACGCCAATGGAGAACGGTGAAACCTGGGAAAACGGTGAGAGAGTGGAAAATAACGAAGAGGAGAACTCTTGGGAACTCACCTCTTCGCCTTGA
- the tes gene encoding tetraether lipid synthase Tes: protein MAQNIGEVPSGEKEFEQLTRRVRDIVEFPEISEEEFEGMLKTASRGYGGPLPHRTYSLCPESRRVVPALVWERDGKVWITKRCPEGMITDLYYESVEQYYRFQRWKYDFKLKSVNVENTGVNCPFDCGLCARHRSHTNLLNIVLTNRCNLSCWYCFFYAKEGQPIYEPTLEQIRMMLRNAKKQYPVGANAVQFTGGEPTLRDDLIEIIRIAKEEGYDHVQLNTDGIKLAFEPELVKKIREAGTNTLYLSYDGMTPQTNWKNHWEIPLIFENVRKAGGPGIVLVPTTIRNVNDHELGAIINFGLNHLDIVRGVNFQPISLVGRVPKKERQRFRITIPGAIRRIEEQTNGVIEMNDWYPIPIAGHIARFFEAFTGSRYYMTSHYCCGAATYIFLDREHKRVIPISRFLDVEGFVEYLEEKAEEIEKWKKLGKLQKLKLGAEIFLKFKSFYDDKYAPKGLKVLDLIKNAFMHGNYDALGKFHENALFIGMMHFMDEYNYDVERVERCVIHYAMPDGRVVPFCTFNVIPELYRDKVQAQFSYTWEEWKAIHPDWDYWSDKYRRTKEFVEKMKNSEVYRKTYIDIEDYFGLAKE from the coding sequence ATGGCCCAGAACATCGGTGAGGTACCGAGTGGTGAGAAAGAGTTTGAGCAACTAACTAGAAGGGTCAGGGATATAGTCGAGTTCCCTGAAATAAGCGAGGAGGAGTTTGAGGGAATGCTTAAAACCGCCAGCAGGGGTTACGGTGGCCCGTTGCCTCATAGGACCTACTCCCTCTGCCCGGAAAGCCGGCGCGTGGTTCCTGCCCTCGTCTGGGAGCGGGACGGTAAAGTGTGGATAACCAAGCGCTGTCCCGAAGGTATGATAACCGATCTCTACTACGAGAGTGTCGAGCAGTATTACCGCTTCCAGCGCTGGAAGTACGATTTCAAGCTCAAGAGCGTTAACGTGGAGAACACCGGCGTCAACTGTCCCTTTGACTGTGGTTTATGCGCTCGGCATCGCTCCCATACGAACCTGCTCAACATCGTTCTGACCAACCGTTGCAACCTGTCGTGCTGGTACTGCTTCTTCTACGCCAAGGAAGGTCAGCCGATTTACGAGCCGACGCTCGAGCAGATTAGAATGATGCTCCGCAACGCCAAGAAGCAGTACCCGGTTGGGGCGAACGCAGTCCAGTTCACCGGAGGAGAACCGACCCTCCGCGACGACCTGATTGAGATTATCCGGATTGCGAAGGAAGAAGGTTACGACCACGTCCAGCTCAACACCGACGGAATAAAGCTCGCCTTCGAGCCCGAACTCGTAAAGAAAATCCGCGAGGCCGGAACCAACACCCTCTACCTGAGCTACGACGGAATGACGCCTCAGACCAACTGGAAGAACCACTGGGAGATTCCGCTCATCTTCGAGAACGTGAGAAAGGCCGGCGGACCCGGAATAGTCCTCGTGCCGACAACGATTAGGAACGTCAACGACCACGAGCTTGGGGCCATAATCAACTTCGGTCTCAACCACCTTGACATCGTCAGGGGAGTGAACTTCCAGCCGATTTCCCTCGTTGGCAGGGTTCCAAAGAAGGAGCGCCAGAGGTTTAGAATAACGATTCCGGGAGCGATAAGGCGCATAGAGGAGCAGACCAACGGCGTAATCGAGATGAACGACTGGTACCCGATTCCGATAGCAGGTCACATAGCGAGGTTCTTCGAGGCGTTCACTGGTTCACGTTACTACATGACGAGCCACTACTGCTGTGGGGCCGCGACCTACATCTTCCTGGACCGGGAACACAAGAGGGTCATCCCAATAAGCAGGTTCCTTGACGTTGAGGGCTTCGTCGAGTATCTCGAGGAGAAGGCCGAGGAGATAGAGAAGTGGAAGAAGCTCGGCAAGCTCCAGAAGCTCAAGCTCGGGGCGGAGATATTCCTCAAGTTCAAGAGCTTCTACGACGACAAATACGCTCCGAAGGGCCTCAAGGTCCTCGACCTGATAAAGAACGCCTTCATGCACGGCAACTACGACGCCCTCGGCAAGTTCCACGAGAACGCGCTCTTCATTGGGATGATGCACTTTATGGACGAGTACAACTACGACGTCGAGCGCGTCGAGCGCTGCGTTATCCACTACGCCATGCCCGACGGAAGAGTGGTGCCGTTCTGTACGTTCAACGTGATTCCCGAGCTCTACAGAGACAAGGTGCAGGCCCAGTTCAGCTACACCTGGGAGGAGTGGAAGGCCATCCACCCCGACTGGGACTACTGGAGCGACAAGTACAGGAGAACCAAGGAGTTCGTTGAGAAGATGAAGAACAGTGAAGTTTACAGAAAGACCTACATCGACATTGAGGATTACTTCGGGCTTGCGAAGGAGTGA
- a CDS encoding pantoate kinase, with protein sequence MLVRSFVPAHITAFFVPVLHEDPLKAGSLGAGINLDKGTNVFVSVETGTLERHVHIAFNGEPVKREEAVISYSVAERLVPSDFLGEVEIWQYFDFPNGHGFGNSAGGALGTALALSYAFGGTWLRASQIAHEAEVIHRGGLGDVVAQLAGGIEVRVRAGGPGVGVVDNLFFEDYRVLVVPLGKLSTKEVLDGDVVRAIEVKGKEALEELLKGPTPERLMVLARAFAEGTGLLTGELLELAGELDGVLKNPSSMIMLGKGLFALVREKELENAKALLADLDVPYDVAEIHEGKPKVGRWVG encoded by the coding sequence ATGCTCGTGAGGTCATTCGTTCCAGCCCATATAACGGCATTCTTCGTGCCCGTTCTCCACGAGGACCCGCTCAAAGCCGGCTCCCTCGGCGCTGGAATCAACCTCGACAAGGGAACAAACGTCTTCGTGAGCGTAGAGACCGGAACGCTGGAGAGGCACGTCCACATCGCCTTCAACGGCGAGCCCGTGAAGAGGGAAGAGGCTGTAATCAGCTACTCCGTCGCCGAGAGGCTCGTTCCTTCCGATTTTCTCGGCGAGGTCGAAATCTGGCAGTACTTCGACTTTCCCAACGGCCACGGCTTCGGCAACAGCGCGGGGGGCGCTCTCGGCACGGCTTTAGCGCTGAGCTACGCCTTCGGGGGGACGTGGCTTAGGGCGTCTCAGATAGCGCATGAAGCCGAGGTAATCCACAGAGGGGGCCTCGGCGATGTCGTAGCCCAGCTCGCCGGGGGAATTGAAGTCCGCGTTAGAGCCGGCGGGCCCGGAGTTGGCGTCGTTGACAACCTCTTCTTTGAGGACTACCGCGTTCTGGTCGTCCCCCTCGGAAAGCTCTCGACCAAAGAGGTTCTTGACGGCGACGTCGTGAGGGCGATAGAAGTCAAGGGGAAGGAAGCTCTGGAGGAACTCCTGAAGGGGCCAACGCCCGAGAGGCTAATGGTTCTGGCGAGGGCCTTCGCCGAGGGGACGGGCCTGCTCACAGGTGAGCTCCTTGAGCTGGCGGGGGAACTCGACGGGGTTCTGAAGAACCCGAGCTCGATGATAATGCTCGGGAAGGGCCTCTTCGCGCTCGTTCGGGAGAAGGAGCTTGAAAACGCGAAGGCACTCCTTGCCGACCTCGACGTCCCCTACGACGTTGCCGAAATCCACGAGGGGAAGCCGAAGGTCGGGAGGTGGGTGGGCTAA
- the udg gene encoding type-4 uracil-DNA glycosylase, translated as MGKEELMKKLEERIRNCQKCPLGGLRTNAVPGAGSYDANVMFVGEAPGYWEDQKGLPFVGRAGKVLDELLAGIGLSRDEVYITNIVKCRPPENRDPTEEEIKACSPYLDRQIDIIRPRVIVPLGRHSMRYILEKFGFKPEPISKIHGETFEARTLFGKIIIMPMYHPAAALYRPQIRGELEKDFVKLAKILEKIS; from the coding sequence ATGGGAAAGGAAGAGCTCATGAAGAAGCTAGAGGAGAGAATCCGAAACTGCCAGAAGTGCCCCCTCGGGGGTCTCAGGACGAACGCCGTCCCCGGGGCGGGAAGCTACGACGCCAATGTGATGTTCGTCGGCGAAGCCCCCGGTTACTGGGAGGACCAGAAAGGGTTACCCTTCGTGGGCAGGGCCGGGAAGGTTCTTGATGAACTTTTAGCTGGGATAGGTCTGAGCAGGGACGAGGTTTACATAACCAACATCGTCAAATGTCGCCCACCGGAAAACCGCGACCCGACGGAGGAGGAAATCAAAGCTTGCTCCCCCTACCTCGACAGGCAGATTGACATAATAAGGCCGAGGGTCATAGTTCCACTCGGCAGGCACTCGATGCGCTACATCCTGGAAAAGTTCGGGTTCAAGCCTGAGCCCATAAGCAAAATCCACGGAGAGACCTTCGAGGCGAGGACTCTCTTTGGGAAGATAATCATAATGCCGATGTACCACCCTGCCGCGGCCCTGTATCGGCCCCAAATCAGGGGAGAGCTTGAGAAGGACTTCGTCAAACTGGCAAAAATCCTTGAGAAAATTAGCTGA
- a CDS encoding ATP-dependent DNA ligase, translated as MKYSELAELYRRLEKTTLKTLKTKFVADFLKKTPDDLLEIVPYLILGKVFPDWDERELGVGEKLLIRAVSMATGVPEKEIENSIKDTGDLGESVALALKKRKQKSFFSQPLTIKRVYNTFVKVAEASGEGSQDRKMKYLANLFMDAGPEEGKYLARTVLGTMRTGVAEGILRDAIAEAFKVKPELVERAYMLTSDFGYVTKVAKLEGNEGLSKVSIQIGKPIRPMLAQNATSVKEALIEMGGEAAFEIKYDGARVQVHRDGDRVIIYSRRLENVTRSIPEIVEAVKASLKPSKVIVEGELVAVGENGRPRPFQYVLRRFRRKYNIEEMIEKIPLELNLFDILYVDGESLIDTKFAKRRKKLEESVEESDKIKLAEQLVTKKVEEAEEFYKRALELGHEGLMAKRLDSVYEPGNRGKKWLKIKPTMENLDLVIIGAEWGEGRRAHLLGSFLVGAYDPESGEFVPVGKVGSGFTDEDLVEFTKMLKPLIVREEGKFVEIEPKVVIEVTYQEIQKSPKYKSGFALRFPRYVALREDKSPEEADTIERVAQLYELQERFKAKR; from the coding sequence ATGAAGTACTCCGAGCTGGCCGAACTCTACCGGAGGCTTGAGAAGACCACGCTCAAAACGCTCAAGACGAAGTTTGTGGCAGACTTCCTCAAGAAAACGCCCGACGATTTGCTCGAGATAGTCCCCTACCTGATTCTCGGCAAGGTCTTCCCCGATTGGGACGAGCGCGAGCTCGGCGTCGGCGAGAAGCTCCTCATAAGGGCCGTTTCGATGGCGACGGGCGTCCCCGAGAAGGAAATCGAAAACTCGATTAAGGACACCGGCGATTTGGGCGAGAGCGTGGCTTTAGCCCTTAAGAAGAGAAAACAGAAGAGCTTCTTCAGCCAGCCCCTCACGATAAAGCGCGTTTACAACACCTTCGTCAAGGTTGCTGAGGCGAGCGGAGAGGGAAGCCAGGACAGGAAGATGAAGTACCTGGCCAACCTTTTCATGGACGCCGGGCCAGAGGAGGGGAAGTACTTGGCAAGAACCGTCCTTGGGACGATGAGAACCGGCGTCGCCGAGGGAATCCTGCGCGATGCCATAGCAGAAGCTTTCAAGGTGAAGCCTGAGCTGGTAGAGAGGGCATACATGCTCACGAGCGACTTTGGCTATGTGACGAAGGTTGCCAAGCTTGAGGGGAACGAGGGGCTCTCGAAGGTGAGCATACAGATTGGGAAGCCGATAAGGCCGATGCTCGCCCAGAACGCCACCAGCGTCAAGGAAGCCCTGATAGAGATGGGCGGTGAAGCGGCCTTCGAGATTAAGTACGACGGGGCGAGAGTTCAGGTCCACCGCGACGGGGACAGGGTGATAATCTACTCGAGGAGGCTTGAGAACGTCACCCGCTCGATTCCCGAGATAGTTGAAGCTGTAAAAGCCTCCCTGAAGCCTTCTAAGGTCATAGTCGAGGGTGAGCTGGTTGCAGTCGGCGAGAACGGTCGTCCAAGACCCTTCCAGTACGTCCTCAGGAGGTTCAGGAGGAAGTACAACATCGAGGAGATGATTGAGAAGATTCCGCTCGAGCTCAACCTCTTCGACATCCTCTACGTTGATGGGGAAAGCCTCATCGACACGAAGTTCGCCAAGAGGAGGAAGAAGCTCGAGGAGAGCGTCGAGGAAAGCGATAAGATAAAGCTCGCCGAACAGCTCGTTACGAAGAAGGTTGAAGAGGCCGAGGAGTTCTACAAACGCGCTCTGGAGCTCGGCCACGAGGGGCTAATGGCGAAGAGGCTGGACTCCGTCTACGAGCCCGGAAACCGCGGTAAGAAGTGGCTGAAGATTAAGCCCACGATGGAGAACCTTGACCTCGTCATTATCGGGGCGGAGTGGGGCGAGGGAAGGCGCGCACACCTGCTCGGCTCGTTCCTCGTGGGAGCGTACGACCCTGAGAGCGGTGAGTTCGTCCCGGTGGGCAAGGTTGGAAGCGGTTTCACCGATGAAGATTTGGTCGAGTTCACCAAGATGCTCAAGCCCCTGATTGTCCGCGAAGAGGGCAAGTTTGTCGAGATTGAGCCCAAGGTCGTCATCGAGGTCACCTACCAGGAGATACAGAAGAGCCCCAAGTACAAGAGCGGTTTCGCGCTCCGCTTCCCGCGCTACGTTGCTTTGAGGGAAGATAAAAGCCCGGAGGAGGCCGACACCATAGAGAGGGTCGCCCAGCTCTACGAGCTCCAGGAGAGGTTCAAGGCGAAGAGGTGA
- a CDS encoding ABC transporter ATP-binding protein, which yields MKVVEVRNLRKSLGGREVLRDVNFEVERGEIHGFLGPNGAGKTTTIRTILGLLHPDSGEVRVFGEKPSRGMFTKVGVMFEYEVLNPDWTVEENLLFCAYSKGFDRDEVTRVLREVRFEEAHWGKRFKELSKGMRRKVSLAAALVGNPELLILDEPMSGLDPTARIAMRELLTNLRNTGKTILFSSHELAEVQKVANRATIIKDGRTVSTFGVDNSVDLEKMYIKLVGVEL from the coding sequence GTGAAGGTCGTCGAGGTCAGGAACCTCAGGAAATCCCTTGGGGGCAGGGAAGTCCTCCGGGATGTGAACTTTGAAGTGGAGAGAGGCGAAATCCACGGCTTCCTTGGGCCGAACGGCGCTGGGAAGACAACGACAATCAGGACAATCCTCGGTCTCCTCCACCCGGATTCCGGTGAGGTCAGGGTCTTCGGCGAGAAACCGTCAAGGGGCATGTTCACCAAAGTTGGAGTCATGTTCGAGTATGAGGTTCTGAACCCCGACTGGACGGTCGAGGAAAACCTGCTCTTCTGTGCTTATTCAAAGGGATTCGACCGCGACGAAGTCACGAGGGTTCTGAGGGAGGTGCGGTTTGAAGAGGCCCACTGGGGGAAGAGGTTCAAAGAACTCTCCAAGGGCATGCGCAGGAAGGTTTCCCTCGCCGCTGCCTTGGTGGGCAACCCCGAGCTCCTAATTTTGGACGAGCCCATGAGCGGGCTTGACCCCACCGCGAGGATAGCGATGAGGGAACTCCTCACCAACCTGAGGAATACCGGGAAGACGATACTGTTCTCCTCCCACGAACTCGCGGAGGTTCAGAAGGTGGCGAATAGGGCCACCATAATCAAGGACGGAAGGACGGTGTCCACTTTTGGGGTGGACAACTCCGTTGACCTCGAAAAGATGTATATCAAACTCGTGGGGGTGGAATTATGA
- the pyrE gene encoding orotate phosphoribosyltransferase, with product MGKKDELIEAFFREGAILFGHFVLTSGKESDYYINVKKLITNPKVLKLIAELMKEKAEELGVEFDRVAGPELGAVPIATALSLETGKPLVIVRKKPKGHGTGSQIEGEVRPGDKVLLVEDVTTTGGSVLRSAKVLENQGAKVSAILVVVDREEGARENLGDYLFAPLVTVSELFARRDSVKD from the coding sequence ATGGGAAAGAAAGATGAGCTCATCGAGGCCTTCTTCAGGGAGGGGGCAATTCTCTTCGGTCACTTCGTCCTGACGTCCGGAAAGGAGAGCGACTACTACATCAACGTCAAGAAGCTCATCACAAACCCCAAAGTTTTGAAGCTCATCGCCGAGCTAATGAAGGAGAAGGCTGAGGAACTTGGGGTCGAGTTTGACCGCGTTGCCGGCCCGGAGCTCGGCGCGGTTCCCATAGCAACGGCCCTCTCGCTCGAAACCGGAAAGCCCCTTGTAATCGTCAGGAAGAAGCCGAAGGGACACGGCACGGGGAGCCAGATTGAGGGCGAAGTGAGGCCGGGGGATAAGGTTCTCCTTGTGGAAGATGTGACAACCACCGGGGGAAGCGTCCTCCGCTCGGCGAAGGTTCTTGAGAATCAGGGGGCAAAGGTATCCGCGATCCTCGTCGTAGTGGACCGGGAAGAAGGCGCCCGCGAGAACCTCGGAGACTACCTCTTTGCACCCCTCGTCACGGTCTCAGAGCTTTTCGCCAGAAGGGACTCCGTGAAGGACTGA
- a CDS encoding radical SAM protein, translated as MQNVIKPAVTLETLEDKYVFLAKETVLRIYPHLASIHRGNIKRIVNLDAAYVLRMCDGKRKASEITDSLAHSKEERHKILEFLLTAVKNGDVIVSDIPINVPVEVAEHDYILPSHVVFELTENCNLNCAHCYRIKERVPLYMPFEAFKKIIDFLSGHLLVGTELTGGEPTLHPDFVEIVRYAAERLELVGVLTNGLYFPQGMIEKLSSYTDKLFFSVSLDSPDPTFHDGFRGLRGAWKRTVENIKRLTDAGFNVRIAMTVTPGNIEHIEKVAELAVELGAKMFTYSPMLPFGRADGFTWSNEDLWRLSKIDRKVRKRFSKIIPVAQFEEFGKNIENCGAGWRSLTIGPDLSVRMCVVSDSARDVIAKIDINDLEGSFRKITPHLKFLHGINAPGPGICGNCKFINFCTPCILRARYVLEKGFIPLKGCRWANTIGVKALKKYLRVRTNG; from the coding sequence ATGCAGAATGTCATCAAACCTGCCGTGACATTGGAAACCCTCGAGGATAAGTATGTCTTTCTTGCAAAAGAAACCGTGCTTAGGATTTATCCCCATCTCGCATCCATCCACAGAGGAAACATCAAACGAATCGTGAACCTTGATGCCGCCTATGTTCTCAGGATGTGTGATGGGAAAAGAAAAGCATCCGAAATCACAGACAGCCTTGCCCATTCTAAGGAAGAGCGTCATAAAATCCTTGAATTTCTCTTAACTGCCGTCAAAAATGGTGATGTGATTGTTTCAGATATCCCAATCAATGTCCCAGTTGAGGTGGCTGAGCACGATTACATCCTCCCGTCACATGTAGTCTTTGAACTTACCGAGAACTGCAACCTAAACTGTGCCCACTGCTATAGAATAAAAGAAAGGGTACCGCTCTACATGCCCTTTGAGGCATTCAAAAAGATAATCGATTTTCTCTCAGGACACCTCCTCGTTGGCACTGAGCTAACCGGTGGAGAACCGACGCTCCATCCGGACTTCGTGGAAATCGTTAGGTACGCCGCGGAGAGGCTCGAGCTCGTTGGCGTCCTCACGAACGGTCTCTACTTTCCTCAGGGGATGATTGAGAAACTCTCATCATACACAGACAAGCTCTTCTTCAGCGTCAGCCTCGATAGCCCAGACCCCACGTTTCACGACGGATTCAGAGGTTTGAGAGGTGCGTGGAAGAGAACTGTTGAAAACATAAAACGGCTCACCGACGCTGGATTTAATGTGAGGATTGCCATGACCGTAACGCCGGGGAACATAGAGCACATAGAAAAGGTCGCTGAACTGGCAGTTGAGTTGGGGGCCAAAATGTTCACCTACAGCCCGATGCTTCCCTTTGGCAGGGCCGATGGATTCACGTGGTCCAACGAAGACCTGTGGCGCCTCAGTAAAATCGACAGAAAAGTTCGCAAAAGATTTTCTAAGATAATACCCGTTGCCCAGTTTGAGGAATTCGGGAAGAACATTGAAAACTGCGGTGCAGGGTGGAGAAGTTTAACAATAGGCCCCGACCTCTCAGTCAGGATGTGTGTTGTGAGCGACTCGGCCAGAGATGTTATTGCCAAGATTGACATCAACGATTTGGAAGGCTCCTTTAGGAAGATAACCCCGCATCTTAAATTTCTCCATGGAATAAACGCCCCTGGTCCTGGAATCTGCGGAAACTGCAAGTTCATTAACTTTTGCACTCCCTGCATCCTGCGCGCACGCTACGTCCTTGAAAAGGGATTCATACCACTCAAAGGATGCCGATGGGCAAATACCATTGGAGTTAAAGCCCTGAAAAAGTATCTCCGGGTGAGAACCAATGGATGA